AGTAGGAGAATTGAAATACTCCTTCACGTCCGCTGCCCTCCAACGGGTGATTGCGCCTTTTTCAAACGGAGGGGGAAACTTGCCTGCCTCCACACGTCTGTACAATGTCGAGATTGAGTAGGTGGTTATCTTGCTCACCTCTTCAGGAGTCAAAAGCATCGGCTGAACAGCGAAAGAAGCTATCCGTTTTTCCAAAGACGCTATCGACTTTTCCAGAGAATCTAGGCGATCCGTTCCTACTCCTGATTTGACGGCATCAATCAGAATTGGCATCAGCATCTCTGCAACTCGTGCCGTTATGGTCTCTTCCAAAGTCGCCGCCTGCGTGGGCATTTAGACACCTCCTTATCAAACTCGTTTTTGATTGTTCAGCTTGCCGCCCACATGCGGCGTCCGCCTGATCCTCGTCGTGGAATCCATCCGAGCTGTCTTAACGCAAATCCTGTGCTCGTCCTGCCCGGCGGGACTATTCCGTAATATGAGCACCACTCGATCAGTCTTTCCCTTATCTCGGAGGAACTGACCAACCTTCCTATCGAGTTTTCTTCCATGAACGCCGTGACAATGTCGAGAGTCCTTTCACTCGTAATGCCTACGCCGGATTTCGGCCTGGTCTTGATCCTCTTAGGCAAGACGAGATGTCCCGTGATCAATCCCGCAACCTCGGCCACCAAGGAATCCATCGGTTCGGAAGAGATGTGGTCTTTGGTCAACTGGATGAGGTTAAGAAGCTCCCTGCATTGGTTCTTTTGCTTGAACATGTCCTGAGCCGCGAGGTCTAAGTCGTTGTTCATCACTTCACCTCCTCCTCAAATCCGACATCGGCCAAAAGCCTGGCTACGGCCCTGTTTTCCTTCTGCATCGTCCTCAGATATTCCACCGTGCTTACGTCATCCGCTTTGCCATCTGCCAGATCCTCCAAATACCGCAGCACTTCTCCCGGCTCATTGCTCCTGAGATAGAGATTGGCGTGCAGCTCCACCACCTCGCAGAGTCCCCCTGCTAGAGACCTCCCTCCGGCCTCCGGGATCAGGCGGATGTAACCTCCTCCTTCTCCCGGGGGTGGGGAGGGTTTGAGATTTCTGCCGCCTCAAGAGGCGTAAGTATCTCCATAAGGTCTAATGCGACAGCAATTTGCACCCGCGCCTTGTCAGAGATGCCTCTTTTCCCGTTTTCGATCTGAGAAATTTGATTTTGACGGAGCCCTACCATCTCTCCCAGTGATTCTTGGGAAAGGTTCCTTTCTTTCCGTCGAGAAGCTATTAAGGCTCCCCTTCTTCCCTTTGCGTCCACAGACAACCACCTCCCTTCTTGCCAAGAGAATATATCTCTTAAAGTGATATGTCAAGCACATAATCCCTAAAAGAAGTACAAAATATCTCTTTTAGGAGGTTCACTTATAGATCACAAAATGAGATATTGTGATTGGGGGTGGGGCAAATGGGATATTCAGAGATGGAGAAAAAACTTATCAGAGGAGATCGATTGAAATTTTTAAGGGAAAAGTTAGATCTGTCTCAAGGGGAACTGGGAGAGCTTGCGGGGATAGCACAAAATCACATCAGCTCTATTGAAACTGGCAAAAGAGGAGCTTCTGATAAAACTAAGAAAAGATTGGCCGAAGCACTCAAAACAAATGTTTCTTATCTCATTGGCGAAACCGACGATCCAGCCCCACAGGACAGCCCACCAGGCGATACCTTCCCGTTCAAAAAACTATTCGAGCGGGAGGAATGGAGACAATTTCCAGTACTGGAACCAACCGTCGTCGCT
This sequence is a window from Dethiosulfovibrio faecalis. Protein-coding genes within it:
- a CDS encoding helix-turn-helix domain-containing protein, yielding MDAKGRRGALIASRRKERNLSQESLGEMVGLRQNQISQIENGKRGISDKARVQIAVALDLMEILTPLEAAEISNPPHPREKEEVTSA
- a CDS encoding helix-turn-helix transcriptional regulator, whose product is MPTQAATLEETITARVAEMLMPILIDAVKSGVGTDRLDSLEKSIASLEKRIASFAVQPMLLTPEEVSKITTYSISTLYRRVEAGKFPPPFEKGAITRWRAADVKEYFNSPTRQPYHEGGSGNDDRDRKGKARIRGKRNGGI